The sequence GTCCAGACGAGGCAAGATTAACTCAGCCGGACAGTGGCCTAATGCAGGAATGACTAATGGCCATGCCTTAGTCGCATCCGCAATGCTAAGCAGATACTTCTCACCGACAATATTAAATGGATGTAAGCCTAAATCTTGATTGCACGCCGTCACCCCAATGACCGCAAGCCCTGCATCCGACATAAATCACCTTTATTGTTATATTTTTGATTTTATCTTTTCTGATTGCTCAAGTATGCGAACACACTTTAAGCAAGCGTTCAGTTTTTCAAACACTACACTGAAAATACCAAACAGGCAAGAGACTAAGTGAATACAATTTGAAATTATAATAACAAACAAAATAAACCAATCAATAACATAAGCTTAAGGCTATATCCACATTCGTAAACCACGAGATACAAGCAATTTCATGGTTTAATAATGGAAATTTTTTGACATGATTTTAGCAAGAAAGATCACAGCTACAGCTTGACATTGACCAATATTATTTACATCGAATATTCAATCTATCGAACATGTATTAAAATGCTAATCACTATTTTTACTGCCTTTTTTACAAGAAACAGCATAAAAGCCTAGATAACAATGACGGTAAACTTTGAATCTGCTAGAAAATAAAAATATAACGAAATGAATCACACACCAAGAGGAAGGGATACAACAAAGAAGAGGTAGGAAAAATAAAAAATTAAGCTAAAAAAACGAAAAGCGCGGTAACCCGCACCCTTGTATATCGTTAAATATATTATCCCTAAAGACATATCACTAAATTGAGTTTATCAGTATTAGAAATTTGCCGGTGTTGTTGCACTCACTGTACGACACTCTTCATCGAATGGATTTCTAAATCTATGGGGAGACTCACTGTTAAAATAATAACTATCGCCAGCTTCGAGAATAAACACCTCATCCCCAACGGTGAGCTCGAGTCTACCTTCAATCACCAAGGCCGCTTCTTCACCCTCATGCTTGAGCATCTCTGCACCAGTGTCGGAACCTGGAGGATAGGTCTCACTCATTACCGACATTGCACGATTAGGGTAATCTCGTCCGATTAATTTATAGTCTAAGTTACCATCGCCTATGTCCAGCAGCTCATCACTTCGGTACACCACCTTGGCTTCGCTTTCACCATTCCCCTCCATAGAGAAGAAATCCACCAGAGACAGAGGCAAACCCGATAACACCTTCTTTAGCGAGCTTACCGAAGGGCTAACACTATTTTTCTCAATCATAGAGATTGTACTATTGGTCACTCCAGCTCTCTTAGCTAGTTCTCGTTGCGACAGACCTTTCTGTTTACGGACAGCTTTCAGGCTAGCTCCAATATCCAAATGTATATCTCCTGTAAGAATGCTTAATTATTCTATATTGCTTTTAATCTAGGATAAAAAATATGCAGATTATTCCTCATAGTAATTTGTATCAAACAAAAAATCATGTTAAATATAAACAACACATGTGAATTATATATGACTCTAGCTTAATTGCAAAAAACATACTGGGCTAAGTCAGTTTCATTCTCAATGGCTAATAGATAATAACAAGAATTCTGGAGATATGATGCTAGTTAATCGCCCCGTTCACAGCGACCAATACCCCTCCTCATACTATTTCAATACTGCCAAGGAGCTATACGAACACCCACAATTGCAAGAATCTATCAAGGTGGATGTCTGTATCGTGGGTGGTGGCTTCAGTGGGATCAACACAGCCATAGAATTAGCCCAGAAAGGGTTTTCGGTGGCACTGTTAGAGGCAAAACGAATAGGCTGGGGAGCGTCCGGGCGTAATGGCGGAGAGCTGATACGTGGCATCGGCCATAATATTGAACAGTTCAAAGACATCATAGGCGAAGAAGGCGTTCAAGCCATCAACCAAATGGGCTTTGAGGCCGTCGACATCGTCAGACAGAGAGTCAAGGAACACAAGATAGACTGCAATCTACAGATGGGTTATTGCGACTTAGCCATCAAACCCAGACATATGAAAGAACTTTATGAAGACTATGATGACTTAGTATCACAAGGACGAGGGGAAGGTTTTAAAATCCTCGAGAAGCAAGACATGAATCAAGTTATAGGCTCAGATTGCTATGCAGGAGCCCTGGTCGACATGAACAGCGGTCACCTTCACCCGCTCAATCTGGCACTAGGCGAAGCCCGGGTAGCTCGTATGCTTGGGGTCAAAATGTATGAATACAGCGCCGCAGAAAAAATTATCAAGGGCGATAAGCCCAAGGTTCTCACAGCCAAGGGCGAAGTAAACTGCCAATACCTAATCTTGGCGGGGAATGCCTATATCGGCCACAAACTCGACAGCTATGTCGGTGGCAAGGTGCTACCAGCCGGTAGCTACCTGCTCGCCACAGAACCATTAACCGATGAGCAATGCAAAACCATCATCCCGCAAAATATGGCCTTCGCCGATATGCGTATCGATCTGGATTATTTCCATCTATCAGAAGATAACCGCCTGCTCTTCGGTGGTCTGTGCACTTACTCAGGCAAGGACCCTAAAGATATTGAAGCCGCTCTTAGGCCAAATTTAGAAAAGGTCTTCCCCCAGCTGAAAGGGGTCAGAATCGATTTCGAGTGGGGCGGCATGATTGGTATAGGAGCCAATCGCCTGCCCCAGATTGGCCGACTACCAGATTGCCCTAATATCCTCTACGCCCAGGCCTACGCGGGGCATGGTGTCAACGCCACCCACATGGCAGCGAAACTTATCAGCGAAGCTCTAACGGCTCAGGCTGGACGCTTCGATATCTTCGACAAAGTACAACATATGACCTTCCCCGGAGGGCCAACATTCAGATCTCCCATGCTAGCGGCAGGAATGTTGTACCACAGGGCCTTGGATATTTTTTAGAAAAGGGCTGACAGTAATTCTGACGCTAGGGGAGCTTGTCGGATGAAAAGTGTCGTGGTAGCAGGTGTTCTGGTGGTAGGTAATTGTGTTCTCTACATCATCAGGACATCTGACCCATCTTCCTATGGGTCCGATGTCATGGGTTCGGTGTCTAAGTATCTGATATCTATAAGCCCAGTGTAAAGTAATAAGCTGAGTATAGTGACGCCTTGATAAGCCTGTAAAATTTGTAAAACGGTAAAAATATTAAAGCTTGTAAAACAGTTAGCTAAATAAGTAAAACACTACATTTTCTCTGTTCGCTCACTTATACATTCACTTGTTCCCATGCCAAACTCTCGGCAAACCCATGGTCTATTTTCATAGATTGAGCACAATAAAGTATCTCGATCTAAAGCAGAGCACCAGCCATCATCTAATCGCAACATAGATTCACTCCCATACATATCAACATAAATATGCTGCTCAGGAACACCTGTATCGGAAATAATAATAACTTCTGAACTACAACAGCATGCTTGACAGTTTGAACATTTGACTTCGGGATCTAGTAAGTTTTTTACGCTAATGGTCATAAACAACAACGATAAATTCAATAGCCCATAGGATACTCTATACTGCAGTCCACCTCTAATTTATCGTTCCCTAATGTCTTAATTTTATGCCTTGCGTTGTTTACTGGAGTAAATGGCTTATTGGGCTTGGTTGAAAAATGAAGCCAGCCATTGCGAATCAATAACATATCCAGTCTATAGTAAATTATCAATGGGACTTTCCCATAAACCCAACCAAACAAATTAATGGCGCCTTCGAGGTCAGTAATATACTGAAGAGGATGCTACTAACAGTTAAAGACAGATAAAAGAGTTGAAACGAATAAGGTCAACTTATTTTACTGATAAAAGGTAATCAGCCTTCATTCGAAGGATGCCCCTGTTAAGAGCATCAAAAAAGCCCCTTCGGGGCTTTCTGATGTGAACCCCTTATAGCTTACAACTTATGACTCACTACTTACGCTTTATTGCTTAACGCAATTAATCCAACATGATCCAAGTCGCCTTAATCTCAGTATATTTATCAAATGCATGCAGTGACTTGTCGCGGCCGTTACCTGATTGCTTATAACCACCAAATGGGGCTGTCATGTCACCGCCGTCATAGTGGTTAATCCACACCATACCGCTACGCAGCGCCTTGGCAGTTTTATGCGCCTTGCTGATATCTGAAGTCCATACGCCTGCGGCCAGGCCATAGATGCTGTCGTTGCCTATTTCGATCGCTTGATCCATGCCATCGAAGGTGATCACTGATAACACAGGACCGAAGATCTCCTCTTTGGCGATAGTCATCTGGTTATTCACTTCACTGAATATAGTTGGCTGTACATAGACGCCGCCGCATTCGGCCATTACCTGCCCACCACCTTGTATGAGTTTTGCGCCTTCATCGACACCGGACTTGATATAGCTAAGCACATTATCCAGCTGTTGTTTATCCACTACGGCACCACAAGTGGTGGCAGGATCCAGCGGATGTCCCGGCTGCCAGGCTTGCATCTCCTCGGCTATCAGTGTCAGTAACTCATCTTTAACCCCGGCTTCCACCAGCAGACGTGAACCCGCGGTGCAGACTTCTCCTTGATTGAAGGCGATAGCCGCAGCGGCGGATTCGGCGGCCTTCTTTAGATTAGGGGCATCGTTGAAAACGATATTCGGACTCTTGCCACCAGCCTCGAGCCAGACACGCTTCATGTTTGACTCACCGGCATAGATCATCAGCTGTTTGGCTATCTTGGTAGAGCCAGTGAAGACCAAGGTATCGACATCCATGTGTAGTGCTAAGGCTTTACCTACAGTATGACCAAAACCAGGCAGGACATTGAGCACGCCTTTGGGAATGCCCGCTTCTATGGCTATTTGCGCCATACGAATCGCAGTAAGAGGAGACTTTTCAGAGGGTTTGAGTACCACTGAGTTGCCCGCTGCTAAGGCCGGACCTAGCTTCCAGCACGCCATCAAGATAGGAAAGTTCCAGGGCACAATAGCAGCCACAACGCCGACAGGCTCGCGGGTTATCATGCCTATTTCATTGTGAGCCGTAGGCGCAAGTTCATCATAAATCTTATCGATTGCTTCACCTGACCAACGAATGGCTCGGGCGGCGCCATCAACATCCACCGAGCCTGAGTAACGAATTGGCTTGCCCATGTCTAAGGTTTCTAACAAGGCAAGTTCGTCCCGGTTATGCTCCAGCACTTCGGCAAAACGTATCATTACCTGTTTACGCTTAACTGGTGGTATTTCAGACCAAACACCTGAATCGAAGGTTTGTCTGGCATTAGCCACGGCTATGTTGGCATCTTCGATATCACAACTGGCAACCTGACATAGCACTCGGCCATCGACAGGGCTGACACAATCGAATCGCTCACCGGACACCGATGCTAAATATTTCCCATCGATAAAGGCATCGGCCTTGATCTCTTTATTAGATATAAGCTTGTCAGCTCGACTCTGCCATTGTTCGCGACTGTTTGCTGTACTCATGATGACCTCTTGACGGGTAATACTCTTAACGGGTGATAGGTAGGTTCTCAGATTACGCTTTTATCTGACTAGGTTTCAATAAAAATTCAATATATTTTACAAAAATGTCTTTTTTGCTATAAATAAATGCACAAAAAGCTTTCATGTTCGTTATTTCTGACATAGCATGCAAAATATCAATCGCTCACAAAAACAACTAATACTGAATCAGGGTAGATGATATGACAGATATTCAGAATCACAGCAAAAGCGAAGCTCAGTCTCTGGAACATTACTGGATGCCTTTCACGGCAAACAGACAGTTTAAAGCTAATCCCCGCATGCTCGCCGAAGCCGATGGCATGTATTACAAAGATACTTCGGGCAGAGCTATTCTCGATGGTACAGCCGGTTTATGGTGCTGTAACGCCGGTCATGGCCGCCGGGAGATCTCCGAAGCAGTAAGCCATCAGATCAAACAGATGGATTACGCTCCTTCATTTCAGATGGGTCATCCTTTGGCATTCGAGCTCGCCGAGCGCCTGGCCCAAATAAGTCCTCAGGGCCTGAACAAGGTGTTTTTCACCAACTCTGGCTCTGAATCTGTCGACAGTGCCCTTAAGATAGCGATTAATTATCACAGAGCCAATGGAGAACCGACTCGCACCCGCTTTATCGGTCGTGAGCTGGGCTATCACGGTGTGGGCTTCGGCGGTATTTCGGTGGGCGGCATAGGCGGTAATCGTAAGGCCTTTAGCCAACAACTACTGCCAGGTGTCGATCACCTTCCCCATACCTTAGATATGCAGGGCAATGCCTTTACCCGTGGCATGCCAACAACGGGTGCAGAAAAAGCCGATGTACTCGAGCAGTTAGTCGCACTTCATGGTGCTGAAAATATCGCCGCCGTCATTGTCGAACCTATGTCCGGCTCGGCTGGCGTCATTTTGCCGCCGGAAGGTTACCTGAAGCGTCTGCGCGAGATCACTCAGAAATATGGCATTTTATTGATCTTCGATGAGGTGATCACAGCCTTTGGCCGTGTTGGCGATGCCTTTGCCAGCCAACGTTGGGGGGTGACTCCAGATTTAATCACCACAGCCAAGGCTCTCAATAATGGTGCAATCCCTATGGGAGCCGTACTTATCGATGACAAAATCTACGATGCCTCCATGCAAGGACCCGATGGAATAGAACTCTTCCATGGATACACTTACTCGGGCCACCCAGTTGCAGCTGCTGCCGCACTGGCTACTCTGAACATCTATGACAACGAGAAACTGTTTGAACGCAGCAGAGAGCTAGAGGGCTACTTCGAAGATGCCATGCATAGCCTTAAAGATCTGCCAAACGTCATAGATATCCGCAATATAGGCCTGGTCGGTGCGATTCAGTTATCTCCCAGTAATAAGGGCATAGGTAAACGAGGCTTCGATGTTTTCGAGCGCTGCTTTGCCAAGGGGACTCTGGTAAGAGCCACCGCAGATATTATCGCCATCTCCCCTCCACTGATTATCGATAAGCAAGAGATAGATCAGATAGTCAATACCTTAGCCGATGCTATTCGGGCAACCGATTAACCGATATTAAGTTAACCATCCACCGAACGAACAAAAGACATATGCCTCCGGCTGCGCCGGAGGTTCTATTAATAGGATCTAATCTATGCAAGCAGTCAACAACCAAGAGATCAATCATTACATCAACGGCAGCCACACAATATCAAGTGAGCGTACTAGTTCAGTATTTGAACCCGCTACGGGGGAGCACAGAGCCACAGTATCTTTAGCCAGTGCCGCCGAAGTCGATGGCGCCATTGAACTAGCTAAAAAAGCTCATAAGACCTGGTCTCAAGTGTCTCCGCTCAACCGAGCCCGTGTGCTGTTTAAATTCAAGGCGCTGATAGAAGCCAATATGGACGAGATGGCCGAACTTATCACACGCGAGCATGGCAAGGTCATCGACGATGCTAAGGGTGAGATTATCCGTGGCTTGGAAGTTGTCGAGTTCGCCTGTGGTATTCCACACTTGTTAAAAGGTGAACATACCGAGCAAGTTGGTAATGGTGTCGATGCCTGGCATGTCAATCAATCACTCGGTGTCGTTGCCGGTATTGCACCATTTAACTTCCCAGTCATGGTACCCATGTGGATGTTCCCTATCGCGATTGCCGCGGGTAACACTTTCATAATGAAACCATCTGAGAAAGACCCTAGCTCGGTAATGCGTATCGCCGAGCTACTCACCGAAGCTGGGCTACCTGATGGTGTTTTCAATGTCGTCAACGGTGACAAGGAAGCTGTCGATACCCTGCTAAGCCACAAAGACATTCAGGCCGTGAGCTTTGTCGGTTCGACCCCCAT is a genomic window of Shewanella psychrophila containing:
- a CDS encoding cupin domain-containing protein translates to MDIGASLKAVRKQKGLSQRELAKRAGVTNSTISMIEKNSVSPSVSSLKKVLSGLPLSLVDFFSMEGNGESEAKVVYRSDELLDIGDGNLDYKLIGRDYPNRAMSVMSETYPPGSDTGAEMLKHEGEEAALVIEGRLELTVGDEVFILEAGDSYYFNSESPHRFRNPFDEECRTVSATTPANF
- a CDS encoding NAD(P)/FAD-dependent oxidoreductase, coding for MLVNRPVHSDQYPSSYYFNTAKELYEHPQLQESIKVDVCIVGGGFSGINTAIELAQKGFSVALLEAKRIGWGASGRNGGELIRGIGHNIEQFKDIIGEEGVQAINQMGFEAVDIVRQRVKEHKIDCNLQMGYCDLAIKPRHMKELYEDYDDLVSQGRGEGFKILEKQDMNQVIGSDCYAGALVDMNSGHLHPLNLALGEARVARMLGVKMYEYSAAEKIIKGDKPKVLTAKGEVNCQYLILAGNAYIGHKLDSYVGGKVLPAGSYLLATEPLTDEQCKTIIPQNMAFADMRIDLDYFHLSEDNRLLFGGLCTYSGKDPKDIEAALRPNLEKVFPQLKGVRIDFEWGGMIGIGANRLPQIGRLPDCPNILYAQAYAGHGVNATHMAAKLISEALTAQAGRFDIFDKVQHMTFPGGPTFRSPMLAAGMLYHRALDIF
- a CDS encoding YkgJ family cysteine cluster protein; this translates as MTISVKNLLDPEVKCSNCQACCCSSEVIIISDTGVPEQHIYVDMYGSESMLRLDDGWCSALDRDTLLCSIYENRPWVCREFGMGTSECISERTEKM
- a CDS encoding aldehyde dehydrogenase, which codes for MSTANSREQWQSRADKLISNKEIKADAFIDGKYLASVSGERFDCVSPVDGRVLCQVASCDIEDANIAVANARQTFDSGVWSEIPPVKRKQVMIRFAEVLEHNRDELALLETLDMGKPIRYSGSVDVDGAARAIRWSGEAIDKIYDELAPTAHNEIGMITREPVGVVAAIVPWNFPILMACWKLGPALAAGNSVVLKPSEKSPLTAIRMAQIAIEAGIPKGVLNVLPGFGHTVGKALALHMDVDTLVFTGSTKIAKQLMIYAGESNMKRVWLEAGGKSPNIVFNDAPNLKKAAESAAAAIAFNQGEVCTAGSRLLVEAGVKDELLTLIAEEMQAWQPGHPLDPATTCGAVVDKQQLDNVLSYIKSGVDEGAKLIQGGGQVMAECGGVYVQPTIFSEVNNQMTIAKEEIFGPVLSVITFDGMDQAIEIGNDSIYGLAAGVWTSDISKAHKTAKALRSGMVWINHYDGGDMTAPFGGYKQSGNGRDKSLHAFDKYTEIKATWIMLD
- a CDS encoding aspartate aminotransferase family protein — encoded protein: MTDIQNHSKSEAQSLEHYWMPFTANRQFKANPRMLAEADGMYYKDTSGRAILDGTAGLWCCNAGHGRREISEAVSHQIKQMDYAPSFQMGHPLAFELAERLAQISPQGLNKVFFTNSGSESVDSALKIAINYHRANGEPTRTRFIGRELGYHGVGFGGISVGGIGGNRKAFSQQLLPGVDHLPHTLDMQGNAFTRGMPTTGAEKADVLEQLVALHGAENIAAVIVEPMSGSAGVILPPEGYLKRLREITQKYGILLIFDEVITAFGRVGDAFASQRWGVTPDLITTAKALNNGAIPMGAVLIDDKIYDASMQGPDGIELFHGYTYSGHPVAAAAALATLNIYDNEKLFERSRELEGYFEDAMHSLKDLPNVIDIRNIGLVGAIQLSPSNKGIGKRGFDVFERCFAKGTLVRATADIIAISPPLIIDKQEIDQIVNTLADAIRATD